The genome window ATATGCGCGGTTCCATGTATCTTACTTTTTCAACATAAATcgttatcattttaaaaatcttgtattaattattttcaatgtgAAACAACCATTTTCTCTAACcacttatatataatttaggcATTAATTGTTTCTTATTCACCTATTAACTTACTAGTTGAAACATGTAaatatattatacggagtattaattatcTCATCACTTATAAAATCTAAATTTATTCAAACCCATTAAAATCGTTAATAAACTTCATTTAAAATCGCATTGCGActacaaatcaaatattttttttaaaaaaaagtcatgttAGCAGTTACCGGTGGGTTTCCAATTCATATCTAACGAGGGATGGGCAACCTACATTATGGGGGCTACTGCAATTATTAGGATCATTGACCCCATAACCATAAGCTCTATTCCCATCTTTTCTGCCAGTTCACCATTCCAAGTTGACCTTCTgggtttaattaatatatagtaCTAATGGGAACGTGCAATTACTGGGAGAAAATAATTACTGTAGATTGCTAGCTAGTACAAATTGAACAACATTGGCCAGCTGCATTTCTCTTTAGTTTTAACAGAAAAAGTGAGTGTTAAACTGTTAATTTATCAAGTTGTGTCATGCATATGAGACAGAACAGTACAAAACGTCAATTCTAACACCAAGTTATACCAGCGCTGCTGGCTTTTGACTTGGTTCAACTcaggcaaattttattgtggatcatgatccGTGTAGTAGCATGCATCATGATATGAGCTttgttttagtttcatttttcacacatactaattttattatagtaATGCTGAAgtatcattattttaattacacttcatgtctctgttattcagtttcattttatacacacaatatatatgtttgttatACAACATTAAAGTATCATTGTAATTCCAAAACacgttcatttgacaatatacatatttgtatgAGCTCtgctattcaatttcattttatacatacaatagaTTCATTttagcaatactaaagtattatatttttagttttcaaaaaagtattatatttttataattatgcaTACTGCATgctcatttgacaatatttatATTCACTCTactatttagttttattttatacatataatagGTTCACTACAACAACaccaaagtattattttaattctactgCAAATTCATTTAACAATGATGTACATATTTCTGACATATTACCACGGTTCACGTAGTTGTGTGGACTATGATCCACCGAATAATATTTGGTTTAACCCTAAGTATGGGAATCTAAGTGATGAGTTGgttgaaaaatgaaaactaacATGTTAGTTGGGTGTTTGTATCACATCATGATAGCTCATGCAGTGCCCATATTTGACTCTTGTGCTAAGTTGGGTGTTGTGTTTCAATAACAAGTAGTGCCAATTCAAGTCAGCTGGTGGCAGCTGCTTAGCTTGCTGGAACATttaatgcattattattattattattaagtgttTGGGCATTTTATTTGAGTTGTTACTATAAGTGCCCACGCTGGCTCGTTCCCGATGCATCACATCATCCTACTGTGTTCAGTACTTAATAATCCTACGCGTACGAGCCAACCTATGTATACCTTGAATAATTCAAATCTAacattcatttattttgtttatatatttttatagagtttattatcaaaatagtcccttgactattgcgaaattaccaatttggtcctcaataatttttcgtgaccaattaagtccctcgactttaaaaaatttaaccaatttggtcctccgtttatttttctgttaaatatacgttaaatcgggaccaaattgataattaatttgcTATAGTccagggaccaaattggtaattaattttcactaaaatagtcccttgactatagcaaaattactaacTTGGTCCTGATTTAGCGGatgtttaacgacaaaataaacggaggatcaaattggttaaaattttcaaagttgagggacttaattggacataaaaaattgtcgaggaccaaattggtaatttcgcaatagtcgagggaccatttcggtaaaaaactctatttttatatttgagaaattgaaaatgaaattaactctagttgttgataataaaaaaaaatgactagaAAATATGTtgctgaaaaaataaaaatatataaaagaataaacAAAATCTACTGACTTAAAGATAAAAGATATTGTTCATTTAAAAGGGGTTTACATCATTTCGTTCACGTACACCTTATGATTTTGGCTTATATGTAACTTGATCTTCAAAGGACTTCGGTTCTGTATTCCAGATAATATCCTAGTGAGATTTTGACAAAGTTCCCGTAAGCAAATTTTACAATTgatcaaattttatttctgattattaaaaataacttgtAAAGATTATAAATGAgatattttaaaacaaaaagcaCTACACCTTTAGTGgtcaatatataaatgtaatcAAATTTAAACATGTATGTtaaagctattttttttttaaatgcagtAATAAGATCACAACTGAAATTATTCTTCTACAAGTATATTTTCTGAGTAATGAATTTGAAAGAGCAGAAGAATCTCCCTTTCCGAGAACCGTAAGTGGAATCAAGTTAGTTCTCCCTAAACAAATAAGATCACAACCACCGTAAGGACCTAATTCTCGCTTTGACAGTTTGACTATATAATATACAACTCCTCGTATAAGAATAAgcaaacaatgaaaaaaaaaaaaaaaaaaaaaaatagtaggtGCACTCTAATCAATTGAATATCCTTATAGATACATCCAAAATATTATTAAGGCATGAAACTGCATGCAGCATGCATTTCCAGTATCAGAATttgtttacaaaattttttaatactgCACTTGATTCCCCTTACATTATAAGAACCACAGGggcaccatatatatatatatatataaagataaagataaatgTTGAAATATCTCAGGTTTTCATATTTGTAACTTATTCACTTTCTTCTGAATTATCAAACTGTATCATGCCTCCAACATAGATACCAAATTGAACTGTACAGGCATTGCAAAGAAGGCATCAAATGAGAGCAAGTATTAAGGTGTGCGTTTGAAAAGAGCAACAAAGTTTTGAATCTTACTTGAGTAACATCTCCAGAAGACTATAACTAATAACTTGGGTCTTGTTCATAACATCTCTCACACTGCACCGAGCTCTGGTCCGGACAGAATATCCCGTGGATTCTATCCTTTGAGAACACCTAGCTTCTCCAGTGAAGCGTGGAGCTCTGAGCTGCTGCATTCTTCGGTTGTCTGTATAACATTGGGGCTGTTGTAAGGGACAACGTCTGTAAGTGGATAATTCCTATTCGAAAGAAGTTGACTGCTAGAAACACTGCACACTCCTTTCAGTATTACAGCTTTCCTTAGACCTCCAAGCAATCCTTCATAGTCAGTGTCCCCGCTTTCTCCTACAAAGACCACCAACTTTGACAAGTCCATACCCCACCGCAGATACAAGTACCTGAACACAATTTCACTAGTTAGTTGAGCGCgtaaatatgaaatattattcAGGGTGATCAAGGAGTGCCCAGTAAAGAAACAGCAGTAACACGACTGTTTCCAGGAACCAAGGGAACTAAAAGGGGCATATGCTATACCTGAGTGCTTGGGAACGAGAGGACAACACTGGAATTACATTGATCCTGCTGCCATTTTGACAATAAACGACATGACAACGGAGAGCCTGGATTCTCATCAACTTCCTAAGATCCTTAACAGAGGGGTCCTGAGAAGTCAAACAAATATCATCCCTTGTTATAGCATCAAACAAAATAAACCAGGTGGTCTATAAACACCATCATAATCTACTCATCACTGAAACTAAGGAAGACAGTTTACACCCTATAACagttaatgaagaaaatgagagCAACTGGTCTGAGCGAACATTTTCAGGTAAGCATTCAGGAAAGCTAACAAACCCCATGGACAATCACCATATCCAAAATATGAAAGACAGGATGTTCACTTACTCCTCCAGActtttgaactttaaaagtATAGCAGTAGTCAGCTGAATTCTTTTCATCTTCAACAACAATGTGCTCTTCTTTTTCTCCCTTCTTATCAGAAATGGAAGCTGCCCAACGCACTAAAGTCTTTCTCAACCCTTCACCACCCCAGCGGTATTCAATGTGGGAATGGTAGTacaagtcaactacaaaaggaTTATCTTCAGAATGGGAAGACGAATAATAAAGATCACCACCACTATTGCAAATGAAGGCATCAAAATCAGTAGGATTCATGCCCTCTGAAATCAGAAAAGAACGCACTTCTGATATATTGAATGAAGTGGCCAATATGAACCCTATGGAGCCTTCCATCCTTTCCGCCTCCACAGCTGCAAATATCTTTCTCACATTTTCAAATAGACCTGTACTGGAATCACAGTCCACTGCTATAACAAATATCTGCTTCCTTCTCCTCAATGCTGGGAACTTACCAGCACTAGAACTCTGGTCTATTTTATCAATTGAAGTTTTGTGAGTGCCCTTCACACCCTTGGACCAAGCCAAGACAGCATTCTCTAACTTATTCTTTCGATCATCAGGGTCTAACAAATTATCAGAATCCTCATTTTTATCACCAtccaatgaaaattttaaattcaaagatATATCCTGTATATCCCTCAAGGAATCACTAGGTGACTCCGACTCTGagttttcatcatcatcagcatTTCTCAGCCAACATGGCTGCCTTGGCTTGCAACCTGCTATTCGAGAAAGATAAGTTTTACAATGCTCTGGCCATGAGAAAAGATGGATGTTTTTCAATCCATTTGCCCTGCATTTAGCCCACAGGTGCTTGTCTGCAACCAGTTTCAAAAGAGCATCAGCTATAGCATGCTGATCATGGGGATCAACAAGGAGACCATTGTCAAGAACCTGCAAAAGAAATAAACACACTCAAAAATCTAATCTGTAGAATATTTGTTTAACAGTATACATTCTCAGGACAGACAAACAGAAGTTTACCCTATGTATATCAACAGGCCCACCATTTTTAGTGGCAACAATAGGGAGACCATGGGCTGCAGCCTGTCCAAAAGGAAAAATGAGTAATTTTATAATGAAATTTCAACAATTAAAGTTTGATATTGcatgatttatttattaaaaaaaaaaaaaaaaaaaaaaaaaccaacctCAATCAAAGTCAGTCCAAAAGGCTCTATAAAAGCTGGATTGATGAAAACACCCTGCCAAAAGCACAGAGGAAATAAATGACTAGACAGAACATATAAAGTGCAATGTAAATatatccaaaataaataaataattgtaataaCCACAGTTACCATAGAGCTCTAGAGCTTTTGGTCAACTGAATCTTAAAGAGCCATAAAAATATGACCATGGATGTGGGTGTTTggaaaatgtttaatttaaagaGATGAATAAAAGAGATGGAAAACCTTTGTCTTTGCAGCAAGGCGATAGATATCAGGAACCTCAGACTGCTTGTGATGTTTAGGATAAGCCACTTGACCATACAGGTCATACTTATCTATCATCTTCAGTATAGAAAGAAGAACTGATGCATTGGTGCTCGACATTTCATCAATGTTGTCACGGTTACCCATTATTAGAGTCTGCAAAACATAGAGAAAACAGGAATGACGGACTAGCCAGCTAGATCAGCAGTCAGGCAACAGAATGCATCAAAATTTGCCGCGAGAATTATTTGGTAaagttcaaatttcaaacttacCAAATTAGCAAGCTCCCTCAATGGACGACATTCACCAAATGCCTTCACTAAAGTAGTGAGATTCTTTTTAGGATCAGGCCTGGCAAGGGCAAGAATCATAGGCTTCCTTGGATTTGAAAAAAAGCGCATTATCTGTAGAAGGCCAGCATTGAATGTTAGCAAGGATGTTAGACCAACCTCATCAGTGTgcattttttgttggttttttcaGGTCCATGTAGGAGAGAGGGAGGaagagagaagaggaaaaaggaGGGAAAAAAAACGATAAAACAAATGTTGacaaaaaagtttaaaataataataataataattaaataacatttaCTGCACCGCCCAGCTGAGCGCAGCAGTTTCCCACACGCGACAGTTGCTCTGTTGCTTTCTCTCCTTTCCCCATTCAGTGGACCCCACAAAATTTTTGATTTTGCAGGAATAGAAATTAAGAAAGGGGAATGGAGGGTTGCAGTCAGTGGTGAACTAAGTCCCATTTTAGGTATTAGGCCTGAGTTCAAAATCCATCTCCCATCAGAAGTACCcccaagaaaagaaaagaaaagaaaagaaaagaaaaaaaaaaaaaaaaaaaaaaaaaaagaagtaaaatcaGATGCATTCGCCGAAATCAAACGTTATAGGAAAACAATATCAATACATTGGATAAATAACAAAGTCAATTAAAACCTCTGTCCAAATATGTGGGTCAGGGGCTTTTCCATCTTCAGATCCCTCTGTTTCAAAATCCATATCACCTTCATGCGGAACAATATGATGAAACTCCATCCCAGGTGGAATTACCTACAGGCAGATGTTGAGTATGTCATATGAAGCAATTCAGCAATCACATGCAACAGACTCAAAAAGAGACCTTAAAGTGGCTGGGCCATCTTTCTCAGTTACTCTGTGTGTAAAGGATATTAAATTGAGCACTAGGGGAATCAGCACAAAGTAGAAATGTTCATGAAAGAGAAAAAACTTAATCCATGGCAGGTAATAGTTAATGTTTCATCCCTCAAATGTTTGTGGATAATGCTAGATGCAAACAAATTTTTGTGAACAGATAGCCTCATTTGATTACACTAGGAGTTTGACTCACAAGTAACCAATGAATATCAAGAGTTGTAAAGCCACATCAGCATGTGTAAACTTGTGTATAAAACCTTGTAGGCAAATAGCATCTTCCAATGTTTATGGATAAGAAGAATCAGAATGAAACTGGTTTGTTTAATAAGGTCATTCCAGAATTATATGTTTTGAAGTCTGATACAGCTGAACTAAACCTGAACATGTTacttgaaaagagaaaataaaatcacTTTATCTGCTGCATAATAACTAGTAATTGCCTACTGGCTGAGCAAAACTTCCCCACTATTACTTTCAGTAGGAATATTGCAAAATAGCCGTCCAGAATACATGCTATTCCTCACTCCTCAGTAAATTCTAATTTAAATACATTAATCTTCATAGTACTTACTCtgaacaaaatattttcaaaaataattattacctCAAGTATTCAACTatactcattattaaaaaataataaaaatttaaaaaggtttCAAAGGATTTGACTGAAAGGTAGCAGTTTGTGGCAAGCACAGTTAGTCTCTCTATCCATATGCCACTACAGAATACGCTGGGTTCAAGGGACAGTATATTGGAAACACAAGCTTCCCATAAAAGCAACAGCTAAAGTTTTAATAAATGTGAGAGGAAACAAATACTTACAACCATGCGCGGCATGAACCTGCCATAGCAGCTGACATTACGTTTGATCCTAGCACGAAGCTTACGCTCTAGTATCGGATCAAACCCATCATACAAACGCCACTGCTCATCTATCTCCTGTCTTGTGCTAGTAATGACAATTTCCGAAGCATCAAGAGATAACTCCTCTGCCTCTATCCTACGCATTATTTTATAGGTTGAATTTATCTCATCCTTTGACAATCGACCTTGTCTCAACAGTTGTTCCAACTTATCTCGTCCAAGTGAGTGACCAGTGAAAAGCATTGGTACATTTAAAGCACCTGATAGAAGAGCAGCAGAGTCACCAGCATCTGCATAATGACCATGTATAGCAACAGGCCACACATCACGCCCACTACCAATTTGACCCCCTAGAACTTTTGAAACTTGAAGAATGTGGTTAAGAGCACCATCAACAAATTCAGGGATGTAAGGCCACAGGTCTTCTTTAGGAATATATTTATCTCTAGGTCCAAATGGTATACGAATTATATAAGCACCACTGCTCTCTCCCGTCTCAGTCATCAAACCTTCAGAATTTATCGGGGTCAACATTTCTGTGGGTTCACCATAACTCCAGTCAACTTCTGGTGACGAGACTTGTCTAGTAAGCAGGTCAACCCTATATACGCCGGGCATTGAACCTAGAGCTCTTGCAAGTTCTACAACATACTTCACctgatataataataaaaaaacaggAAAGAAAGGTTACCCATTCTTTTCCTAGACAAAGGTTATAGTATTTCATGTTCCTTGCATGAACAAAGATTACATGATAGAAagactaaaaagtaaaaatgtgTTAAATTATCATGATTAGTAGCAACAGTTTTGCAGACATGTAGAGAAATCTACCTGACCACCAGTATCTGAGTCACGCCCAAGCTCCATATTCTCACCCCGTATTAAGCCATGTAAGCTACAAATAACAATAGGATGAGTAACTGGAGAAAGGGAGTACGTTCCAAACAGGAGTAGGGGAATTTTTGCCAGTGTGtgtgcagttttttttttccctcttccttcctttttttttttttttttttttctcattttggaGGGGAAGGGGCAGTGATCAGTTTTGATAATTGTCACTTCATTCAAGCAATGTGTCAAAGCAATAGTGAAAAGATGGCAGATTTGTTATCAGATAAGCAAAATCATCAATATTCACTCTTCATATACCAATACCATATTAGAAAATTAGTAGCTTTTCAATGATTCCTCTTTGacacaaaattaagaaaaaaggtTTATTCCTTACCTTATAAGTACAATATACAACTTCTTCCCCTTTTGTTGATTGGCCCAAGATTCCATTGTCTCAACAGAACTAATTCTAGGCAATCGGCCTTTAATGCTTTCACCATGGGCTGAAATATCACTGATTGCATCCCCTTTCTCACCTTCTGATAGGTCCTCTGACATATCAGCTACTGCCTCTCTGCGACCCCTCTCACGTTCTTGACGACGTTTAGCCAGCCTCTGAGCTTGCTCTCCCTCAAGCTGCATATAGGTATCAATATAAGTGATAATGTAAATTCCTGGGTAGgcaccaattatatatattcattctaCAACTCCACAAAAAGAAAGTCATGTGGTACAGTCTGCTAATTTTGAAATCTATAATACTAAGAGCAGTACAGGTCAGGTGTGCCAGGACCATTAGCAATAAATAGAAACCCAAAAAACCTTCATGACAAAAACATTTCTATTTGACAGGAACTCATCAGTGACTATTTTTATTCggaggaaaaacaaagcaaaaaattattatttatctaattgGTGCCAAAGAAACTGCATGAAGTCATGATCTAATGATGGGAAAAATGAAGCATgcatataaaattagaaaaaactAAACTGCACCTTAGTTAAGCCTTGAGTAATTAACTTTCGTTTCTTAAATGCTCTTAATGAAAAGTTCTTTTAAAGATAAAGAACATAACAGTACTGATGTGCATTGCAGAATTATACAAAACACGGAACCTTTCATCTCTTAACTACTCTAATGCAAGTTACATCCAAAGCATTAGGCTGAGTAAATTTGTTTGGACATGCATGTGACAGAAAAAAACTCTTATCATAAATAGTGTGCTTCACTTAAAAATGAATAGCTTTCCTCTGATTACAGTATATGCAATGCCCTTTTTTCTGCGTCTGCACCTTTCAATTAGAGGAAGTAAAAGGCACAGCCTAATTTGTTCAGCCTTCAAAAAGCCAGACAGTTTGTGAGGCAGACATCGTTGTTTTCAGCTCTAATGTCAAGGAATCCAATTTTGTCTCAGCCAATAATTCATATCGCTTccgataaatttaaaaaaaaaatggtaaaaattAACATTTCTGGTTTCTTTCCTTAGTCCCTTTCAAACTGTGTGTTGTGCCATATCTTCTCTGTTGACCACAGAGGAAAAGGCTGAAAAAATTCTTATAATTGTTGTTTGATAAGTACCAAGCCCTTTATACTAATCAACCAAATATAAGAATTGGGCCACATTTGGAgtacatttataaaaaattactttaaGAGATCAACGTGTTCTATTGAGGTGTTTGACAAGCCAAATCGCATTAAGCATAAGGTCACtcaattttgatattttgatcTTCCATGTTTTTGTCCAAGGATAGTTTTGGGTCAAacataatttttacttttgagTCTTGGGCCAAACATGATTTTTGGTGTTGAGAACTACATTATTCTTCCTAAAGTAACCTCATCGAAATATAGAGAATATCCTTTAATGCAGATAAATTTGAGATTTCGCATATGATAACCACGTTTGGAAAGGGTGTCACCGGACACATAAAAGTAATGAATTATAATTGAAGACTCCCTATACCAGTACCAACTAGGCAACTACCAAGTTGCCATATTAGCACTAAGCAGAGCAGATGAAATGAGTGTGCAAAACTGAAAGTAACACTTGCCTATCTACCCATGctaagaaaatgacttctgtaacgtctttatatttttataatttatatagttcttgataaatttttacttcattatttttccaatttctcATCACAACAATATTAGAATAGAAGCTACAATAGAAACCAAACCcaaaaagagaacaaaaaaactaaacaaaacaaaacaaaacaaaacaaaaaaaacaaaacaaaaagggagagaaaaaagaaagaagctactcttataatttataatttatcaatCAAAGTAGCCTTCAGCTTTGATCTTATGAACTAATTTATGATTTGAACTTTAGAGTTAATTTTTCAGCTATATCTTATCAACACTTCAAGAAAACACCAATGCATATCCTTCTCCAATTAAAAAAACTACTGTAATTATGAACTTACATAAAAACTTTTTTCAGAAAAGGTGAAGAAAAGAATACCTGCTTTTTCTGGCGAGCCAAATTCCAAATCCGCCAGCACATGTTCTCCAACCTTGTATTCCGCTCTTGAGGGCTCCGTGTCGCTTGTGCCTATCATCCATTACATTCATACTTCAAAATCACAAACAAGTACATATCCAGACAATCACACAtacacgcgcacacacacacacatagagagagagagagagagtaacttACTCGGACCCAAGAGCGGTGGAGATCGGTCTCATCGAAGCCGGTGATGACTTCCTCGACGAAGTAGCGGGTGGGGCTGAACCTGCCCCTCTCCCTCAGTAGCAGCGATGACTTCGCGTCGTCGATCCCCGGCCCGACATCCAATATCGCCTCCAAGTAACTGTTTATCCAATCATTTCCGGCCATTTCCACCACC of Ipomoea triloba cultivar NCNSP0323 chromosome 3, ASM357664v1 contains these proteins:
- the LOC116011867 gene encoding LOW QUALITY PROTEIN: probable sucrose-phosphate synthase (The sequence of the model RefSeq protein was modified relative to this genomic sequence to represent the inferred CDS: inserted 1 base in 1 codon; deleted 1 base in 1 codon), with protein sequence MAGNDWINSYLEAILDVGPGIDDAKSSLLLRERGRFSPTRYFVEEVITGFDETDLHRSWVRAQATRSPQERNTRLENMCWRIWNLARQKKQLEGEQAQRLAKRRQERERGRREAVADMSEDLSEGEKGDAISDISAHGESIKGRLPRISSVETMESWANQQKGKKLYIVLISLHGLIRGENMELGRDSDTGGQVKYVVELARALGSMPGVYRVDLLTRQVSSPEVDWSYGEPTEMLTPINSEGLMTETGESSGAYIIRIPFGPRDKYIPKEDLWPYIPEFVDGALNHILQVSKVLGGQIGSGRDVWPVAIHGHYADAGDSAALLSGALNVPMLFTGHSLGRDKLEQLLRQGRLSKDEINSTYKIMRRIEAEELSLDASEIVITSTRQEIDEQWRLYDGFDPILERKLRARIKRNVSCYGRFMPRMVVIPPGMEFHHIVPHEGDMDFETEGSEDGKAPDPHIWTEIMRFFSNPRKPMILALARPDPKKNLTTLVKAFGECRPLRELANLTLIMGNRDNIDEMSSTNASVLLSILKMIDKYDLYGQVAYPKHHKQSEVPDIYRLAAKTKGVFINPAFIEPFGLTLIEAAAHGLPIVATKNGGPVDIHRVLDNGLLVDPHDQHAIADALLKLVADKHLWAKCRANGLKNIHLFSWPEHCKTYLSRIAGCKPRQPCWLRNADDDENSESESPSDSLRDIQDISLNLKFSLDGDKNEDSDNLLDPDDRKNKLENAVLAWSKGVKGTHKTSIDKIDQSSSAGKFPALRRRKQIFVIAVDCDSSTGLFENVRKIFAAVEAERMEGSIGXHIGHFIQYIRSAFFSDFRGHESTDFDAFICNSGGDLYYSSSHSEDNPFVVDLYYHSHIEYRWGGEGLRKTLVRWAASISDKKGEKEEHIVVEDEKNSADYCYTFKVQKSGGDPSVKDLRKLMRIQALRCHVVYCQNGSRINVIPVLSSRSQALRYLYLRWGMDLSKLVVFVGESGDTDYEGLLGGLRKAVILKGVCSVSSSQLLSNRNYPLTDVVPYNSPNVIQTTEECSSSELHASLEKLGVLKG